Proteins encoded within one genomic window of Corynebacterium aurimucosum:
- a CDS encoding histidine kinase, with product MMSNKLWTVGLHAMFGFLLVFGVLRAWADDRLDARALGLSIALAVVYTGFAIFGSRTIARPVPTTLWLAALCLLWIGLMVHAQDFMWLEFPLVFVFIHALPFWPGIVASVVLWAVAAFVPAWIHPQFWTAAAAIGPFIGTCFAVAVYHAARRVQAEAAHHEAVAKQLRETQEELAASEHQAGRLEERERLSREIHDTVAQGLSSIVLLSRAAKNTSAQQDVTEQLALIEKVAQDNLAEARRFVKELAAPASSIDAELRSLVDELQAQAKGLGLRTRFGLKLTGSADVPAEFFHVILRAAREGLTNVMKHADADKAVVTLGSFEDGIILDVVDDGRGIEGPRGFGLTGLEQRVRSVGGSVQVESSPAGTALAVRIPTGGSSNGQRDAHR from the coding sequence ATGATGAGCAACAAACTGTGGACCGTGGGACTGCACGCCATGTTCGGCTTTCTCCTCGTCTTCGGAGTGCTCCGCGCGTGGGCCGATGACCGTCTCGACGCCCGCGCCCTCGGCCTCTCCATCGCACTCGCAGTGGTCTACACGGGATTTGCCATCTTCGGTTCCCGCACTATCGCCCGCCCCGTCCCCACCACGCTATGGCTCGCCGCCCTGTGTCTGTTGTGGATCGGGCTCATGGTGCACGCCCAAGACTTCATGTGGCTTGAGTTTCCGCTGGTCTTCGTCTTTATCCATGCCCTTCCCTTCTGGCCGGGAATCGTCGCCAGCGTGGTGTTGTGGGCCGTCGCGGCCTTCGTCCCCGCATGGATCCATCCGCAATTCTGGACCGCGGCCGCGGCCATCGGCCCGTTCATCGGCACCTGTTTCGCCGTGGCCGTCTACCACGCTGCCCGCCGAGTGCAGGCGGAGGCGGCGCACCACGAGGCCGTCGCCAAGCAGCTGCGTGAGACACAGGAAGAACTAGCCGCCAGCGAGCACCAAGCCGGGCGCCTCGAGGAGCGGGAGCGGCTCTCCCGCGAAATCCACGACACCGTGGCGCAGGGGCTGTCCTCCATCGTCCTGCTCAGCCGCGCCGCCAAGAACACCTCCGCGCAACAGGACGTGACCGAGCAGCTCGCGCTCATTGAGAAGGTGGCCCAGGACAACCTTGCTGAGGCCCGGCGCTTCGTCAAGGAGCTCGCGGCCCCTGCCTCCTCCATCGACGCGGAACTGCGCTCCCTCGTGGATGAGCTCCAAGCCCAAGCCAAGGGCCTGGGGCTGCGCACCCGCTTCGGGCTCAAGCTCACTGGCAGTGCGGACGTCCCCGCCGAGTTTTTCCACGTTATCTTGCGCGCCGCGCGGGAAGGGCTGACCAATGTCATGAAACACGCCGATGCCGACAAGGCCGTGGTCACTCTGGGCTCTTTCGAGGATGGAATCATCCTCGATGTGGTCGATGACGGCCGTGGCATCGAGGGCCCGCGCGGCTTCGGGTTAACCGGCCTGGAGCAGCGTGTTCGCAGCGTCGGTGGCAGCGTCCAGGTAGAATCTTCACCCGCCGGCACCGCGCTCGCGGTGCGAATCCCAACAGGAGGCAGCAGCAATGGTCAACGTGATGCTCATCGATGA
- a CDS encoding response regulator, with protein MVNVMLIDDHPVVRAGLRAILNAFPDIEVVLEGSDGSAVDKLADADGPHIDVVVCDIQMPDVDGIAATRRVRELDGPPVLILTTYDTQADILAAVEAGALGYLLKDAPEETLHTAVLDTAAGKRTLAPEVTNLLAERLAQPETALSPRELEILQALSTGASNKQIAQRLFISEATVKTHLIHVYQKLGVETRTAAVSAARERKLIQ; from the coding sequence ATGGTCAACGTGATGCTCATCGATGATCACCCCGTGGTCCGCGCCGGGCTGCGCGCGATTCTTAACGCCTTCCCCGATATTGAGGTGGTGTTGGAAGGCTCCGATGGCTCGGCCGTCGACAAGCTAGCGGATGCTGATGGCCCCCATATCGATGTCGTCGTCTGCGATATCCAAATGCCGGACGTCGATGGTATTGCCGCCACCCGGCGCGTTCGCGAGCTCGATGGGCCACCGGTGCTCATCCTGACCACCTATGACACGCAGGCGGATATTCTGGCCGCCGTGGAGGCGGGCGCGTTGGGCTACCTGCTCAAGGACGCCCCCGAAGAAACGCTGCACACCGCGGTGCTCGACACCGCCGCGGGCAAGCGGACCTTGGCGCCTGAAGTCACGAACCTCCTGGCGGAGCGCTTGGCGCAGCCGGAAACCGCGCTGTCTCCCCGCGAGCTGGAGATCCTGCAAGCGTTGTCCACGGGGGCCTCCAACAAGCAGATTGCCCAGCGGCTCTTCATCTCCGAGGCCACGGTCAAAACCCACCTCATCCACGTCTATCAGAAGCTCGGCGTGGAAACCCGCACCGCAGCCGTCTCCGCCGCCCGCGAGCGAAAGCTCATCCAATAG
- a CDS encoding NAD(P)-binding domain-containing protein: MHTYDCIVVGGGQSGLATGYYLRRQKLDFLILDANPSPGGAWQHVWDSLTLFSDAQSSTLPGWPMPTYPGFPPASHVVDYLTRYEQRYDLPVRHGVAVERVLDDASRFRLLTTHGEFRARTVVAATGTWSAPFIPFYPGEFQGRQWHTASYPGCGPFVERGHNNPVAVVGAGNSGAQIAAELALAGVDTTWFTAHPPRWMPDDVDGRVLFSRNRQRMLAKLRGEPDPGPETELGDIVMVPPVLKARDSGILSATSMFSSLDELGRAGFSDLIWATGFRPALRPFPGLLAEGKPTVEGFFPVGYGSWTGPGSATITGVSPYARRVAGDVAKLVRTPS; the protein is encoded by the coding sequence ATGCATACCTACGATTGCATCGTGGTGGGTGGCGGCCAATCCGGCCTGGCCACCGGCTACTACCTGCGCCGCCAGAAGCTCGACTTCCTCATCCTCGACGCCAACCCCTCCCCCGGCGGAGCTTGGCAGCACGTGTGGGATTCACTCACTCTTTTTAGCGATGCCCAGTCCTCCACCCTGCCCGGCTGGCCCATGCCCACCTACCCGGGTTTCCCGCCGGCGTCCCACGTGGTGGACTACCTCACCCGCTATGAGCAGCGCTATGACCTGCCGGTCCGGCACGGGGTGGCGGTGGAGCGCGTGCTTGACGACGCCTCCCGCTTCCGCCTCCTCACCACCCACGGTGAGTTCCGTGCCCGCACCGTCGTGGCCGCGACGGGCACATGGTCCGCGCCCTTTATCCCCTTCTACCCCGGTGAATTTCAGGGGCGCCAATGGCACACGGCGAGCTACCCGGGGTGCGGTCCTTTCGTAGAGCGCGGCCACAACAATCCTGTAGCCGTTGTCGGTGCTGGTAATTCCGGCGCGCAGATCGCCGCCGAGCTCGCCCTCGCCGGAGTGGACACCACGTGGTTTACCGCGCACCCGCCGCGCTGGATGCCGGATGACGTGGACGGGCGCGTGCTCTTTAGCCGCAACCGTCAGCGCATGCTGGCCAAGCTTCGGGGCGAGCCGGACCCGGGACCCGAAACAGAACTAGGGGATATCGTCATGGTCCCGCCCGTGCTCAAGGCCCGCGATAGTGGGATTCTGAGCGCCACCAGCATGTTCTCCTCGCTCGATGAGCTAGGCCGCGCAGGCTTTAGCGATCTCATCTGGGCCACCGGCTTCCGGCCGGCCTTGCGCCCCTTCCCCGGGCTGCTGGCAGAAGGAAAGCCCACGGTGGAAGGTTTCTTCCCCGTGGGCTATGGCTCGTGGACGGGCCCGGGCTCGGCCACGATTACTGGTGTCTCACCCTATGCGCGGCGGGTGGCGGGGGACGTCGCCAAGCTCGTGCGTACGCCCAGCTAA
- a CDS encoding VanZ family protein — translation MTGIKAQHPRNRLRPAPDPYRHLRRDSFLVTALSLVVVMLATVGKPFMDIPGVVDGSAHAVRQVNTQLFGGFENASVWYGAWTDLIGNIALFMPLGAALYVVGRNLSGIKWGLGGAMLIGLMVSLCIESAQYIFALGFSDVDDLLYNAVGSVLGAVLMARLGREEQTKILRRLGFLLALAAVVLLALVVL, via the coding sequence ATGACTGGGATAAAAGCTCAACACCCGCGCAATAGGCTGCGGCCCGCGCCGGATCCGTATCGGCACCTGCGGCGTGATTCCTTCCTGGTCACGGCCCTGTCCTTGGTCGTCGTGATGTTGGCGACGGTGGGCAAGCCCTTCATGGATATCCCTGGCGTGGTTGATGGATCCGCGCATGCGGTGCGTCAGGTAAATACACAGCTCTTTGGCGGTTTTGAGAACGCCTCCGTGTGGTACGGTGCGTGGACAGATCTGATAGGAAACATCGCTCTCTTCATGCCTCTGGGGGCGGCGCTCTACGTAGTTGGACGCAACCTGTCGGGTATTAAATGGGGCCTGGGCGGGGCGATGCTCATCGGCCTCATGGTCAGCCTGTGCATAGAAAGCGCCCAATACATCTTTGCCCTGGGCTTTAGCGATGTCGATGACCTTCTCTACAACGCCGTGGGTTCGGTCCTCGGCGCCGTACTCATGGCGCGCTTGGGGCGCGAAGAGCAGACAAAGATCCTGCGCCGCCTGGGATTCCTCCTTGCGCTGGCAGCGGTGGTGCTCCTCGCTTTGGTGGTGCTGTAG
- a CDS encoding MDR family oxidoreductase, whose amino-acid sequence MSTLIVTRADSGVTHSFQEQPLLGEGDTVVDVQFSSLNYKDAMALEGDKGVMRIDPLVPGIDVVGTVAETSDSRLSPGQLVVACGDGLGEFRHGGYTTRQRVNAEATIPVPQRFSAHDAAAIGTAGYTAAICVNQLRAHGTTQGHILVTGATGGVGSVAVQLLKSAGYEVTAVTGRVDSQSEYLTALGADHVLDRAALSETGRPLQKALYDGAIDTAGSTVLANVLAQVRWGGVVAATGMAAGPDLPASVLPFILRGIVLAGGNSVDAPRAVREAAWQLLDEHLDLNMLNSITATVPLSDVATAATELRAGSRHGRTVVEI is encoded by the coding sequence ATGAGCACACTCATTGTCACCCGCGCGGATTCCGGAGTAACCCATTCCTTCCAAGAGCAGCCCCTGCTCGGGGAAGGTGACACGGTCGTAGATGTGCAGTTTTCTTCCCTTAATTACAAGGACGCCATGGCCTTGGAGGGAGATAAGGGTGTCATGCGCATCGATCCCCTCGTCCCCGGCATCGACGTGGTGGGCACCGTGGCGGAGACTTCCGATTCTCGCTTGAGCCCTGGCCAACTTGTGGTCGCCTGTGGCGATGGCTTGGGCGAATTCCGCCACGGCGGCTACACCACACGCCAACGCGTCAATGCAGAGGCCACCATCCCCGTGCCCCAGCGCTTCAGCGCGCACGATGCCGCCGCGATCGGCACGGCCGGCTACACCGCCGCTATCTGCGTGAACCAGCTGCGCGCGCACGGCACCACGCAGGGCCATATCTTGGTCACCGGCGCCACTGGCGGCGTGGGCTCCGTCGCGGTCCAGCTGCTCAAGTCCGCTGGCTACGAGGTCACCGCCGTGACCGGCCGCGTGGATTCCCAGTCTGAATATCTCACCGCACTCGGCGCGGATCACGTTCTGGATCGCGCGGCGTTGTCGGAGACCGGCCGCCCGCTGCAGAAGGCGCTGTACGACGGCGCCATTGACACCGCCGGTTCCACCGTCCTGGCCAACGTGTTGGCACAGGTGCGCTGGGGTGGTGTGGTCGCGGCCACCGGTATGGCAGCCGGTCCGGATCTTCCCGCTTCGGTGCTGCCGTTCATTTTGCGCGGCATCGTCCTGGCCGGCGGCAATTCGGTCGACGCGCCCCGCGCGGTGCGCGAGGCTGCCTGGCAGCTTCTCGACGAACACCTCGACCTCAACATGCTGAACTCGATCACGGCAACGGTGCCGCTTTCCGACGTCGCCACCGCGGCCACCGAGCTGCGCGCCGGCTCGCGCCACGGGCGCACGGTGGTTGAGATTTAA
- the metS gene encoding methionine/alanine import NSS transporter subunit MetS has translation MTTSAILLFILFVVVIWGGLVLSSIWLARSDDDTTGELGNAPGTDDESLSHRVH, from the coding sequence ATGACTACAAGCGCAATCCTGCTCTTCATCCTCTTCGTCGTCGTCATCTGGGGCGGACTGGTGCTCTCCTCCATCTGGCTGGCCCGCAGCGACGATGACACCACGGGCGAGCTGGGCAACGCGCCCGGCACTGACGACGAATCCCTCTCCCACCGCGTGCACTAA
- a CDS encoding sodium-dependent transporter, translated as MTTSTPHKTRSTRDTFNTRFVFLMAAIGSAVGLGNIWRFPYVAYENGGGAFLIPYMVALLTAGIPILWFDLAIGHRFRGSAPLAFRRISSRWEGIGWFKVGVNFFIAIYYAAIIAWAALYTIKSVTQAWGDDPAEYFMGDFLQAEPEATYSGHIVPSILGVMILVWIVCIATLATSINEGIGKLTSIFLPVLAVMFIILVIRAFFLDGAAEGLNAFFTPDWSVLSNPSVWIAAYGQIFFSLSIGFGIMITYASYLKPRTNLTNTGLVTAFANSSFEVLGGIGVFATLGYMAAQQGVAVDEVASSGIGLAFIAFPTIINLMPLGGLFGVLFFGSLFLAGVTSLISIMEVVVSAVADKFNISRRVSAITVGGTMAVVSCVLFSTSSGLVTLDIMDKFTNNLGIVFGSICALVVVGWVTGRRREIQQHLNAVSQFKVGGFWQFLTFIATPLLLVYFLVNEILTIAREGYEGYSSTQIGLFGWAVLGIILLASFLMPLVAFRGNKYLDGMETSDYGVPVGGRPAGTPNPLATGTTAAPNTDDK; from the coding sequence ATGACCACATCAACCCCGCACAAGACTCGCTCAACGCGCGATACCTTCAATACGCGCTTTGTCTTCCTCATGGCCGCCATCGGCTCCGCCGTTGGCCTGGGTAACATCTGGCGCTTCCCGTATGTTGCCTATGAGAACGGTGGCGGTGCCTTCCTCATCCCGTACATGGTTGCCCTGCTCACTGCCGGTATTCCCATCCTGTGGTTCGACCTGGCTATTGGTCACCGCTTCCGCGGTTCCGCGCCGCTGGCCTTCCGACGCATCAGCAGCCGCTGGGAGGGAATCGGCTGGTTCAAGGTCGGCGTGAACTTCTTCATCGCCATCTACTACGCCGCCATCATTGCCTGGGCGGCGCTCTACACCATCAAGTCTGTGACCCAGGCATGGGGCGATGATCCCGCGGAGTACTTCATGGGTGACTTCCTCCAAGCAGAGCCGGAGGCGACCTACTCAGGGCACATCGTCCCGTCCATCCTTGGCGTCATGATCCTCGTGTGGATCGTCTGCATCGCCACGTTGGCCACGAGCATCAATGAAGGCATCGGCAAACTGACGTCCATCTTCCTGCCTGTCCTGGCCGTCATGTTCATCATCTTGGTCATCCGTGCCTTCTTCCTCGACGGCGCCGCCGAGGGCCTCAACGCCTTCTTTACCCCGGACTGGTCCGTGCTGAGCAACCCGTCGGTGTGGATTGCCGCCTACGGACAAATCTTCTTCTCCCTGTCCATTGGCTTCGGCATCATGATTACCTACGCCTCTTATCTCAAGCCGCGCACCAACCTCACCAACACCGGCCTGGTTACGGCCTTTGCTAACTCTTCCTTCGAGGTGCTGGGCGGTATCGGCGTCTTCGCCACCCTGGGCTACATGGCCGCCCAACAGGGCGTGGCGGTGGATGAGGTGGCATCTTCCGGCATCGGCCTGGCCTTCATCGCTTTCCCGACGATCATCAACCTCATGCCGCTCGGCGGACTGTTCGGCGTCCTCTTCTTCGGCTCTCTCTTCCTGGCCGGCGTGACCTCTCTGATTTCCATCATGGAAGTCGTCGTCTCCGCCGTGGCAGATAAGTTCAACATTTCCCGCCGCGTTTCCGCCATCACCGTGGGCGGCACCATGGCTGTGGTGTCGTGTGTTCTCTTCTCCACGTCCTCGGGCTTGGTCACGCTGGACATCATGGATAAGTTCACCAACAACCTGGGTATCGTCTTCGGCTCCATCTGCGCCCTGGTGGTCGTCGGCTGGGTCACCGGCCGCCGCCGTGAGATTCAGCAGCACCTCAATGCGGTATCGCAGTTCAAGGTCGGTGGCTTCTGGCAGTTCCTGACCTTCATCGCCACCCCGCTGCTGCTGGTCTACTTCCTAGTCAACGAAATTCTCACCATCGCCCGCGAGGGCTATGAGGGCTACTCCTCCACCCAGATTGGCCTCTTTGGCTGGGCGGTGTTGGGAATCATCCTGCTTGCCAGCTTCCTCATGCCGCTGGTGGCCTTCCGCGGGAACAAGTACCTGGATGGCATGGAGACCTCGGACTACGGCGTCCCCGTAGGTGGGCGTCCAGCCGGCACCCCGAACCCGCTTGCCACGGGTACTACAGCCGCACCGAACACTGACGACAAGTAA
- a CDS encoding FAD-binding dehydrogenase, whose translation MKETNSVTGSVIIVGSGLAGMVAGYEALKGGKHVIFLEQENRNNLGGQAFWSLGGLFYVDSPEQSMMRVKDSEELAWRDWANSADYDPVTEDDRHDYWGEKWGREYVRFAANEKRGYLKSLGLNVLPTIGWAERGSGDASGHGNSVPRFHLTWGTGPEVVRVFREPLLKAEEKSQVEFHFRHRVDELVVENDDAGSPRVVGVRGSVLSPTSQPRGEASSRDVVKHFELRGSAVVIATGGIGGNLEKVRKMWPTERWGECPKELVTGVPAHVDGRGIDIAQQAGASVVNTDRMWAYTEGMTNWNSIWPGHGIRIIPGPSALWLDAEGNHLPTNLFPGTDNLAALAHIGQTGHGYSWFVLNKAIVDKEFIFSGSEQNPDLTDKEFKKLAGKLGPGTHVAVKAFMDNGIDWVVEDNLEDLVAGMNQISPEGSPTIEVAQLRKVLEDRDSQLDNPFSKDAQVNYLRVARGFLGDKLIRVAPPHRILDESKGPLIAVRLKFLTRKTLGGLETNLDGQCLNPDGTVLPGLYACGEASGFGGGGMHGKNALEGTFLGGCIHSGKRVGEALARD comes from the coding sequence ATGAAAGAAACTAACTCGGTCACTGGCTCCGTCATCATCGTCGGCAGCGGCCTCGCCGGCATGGTTGCCGGATACGAGGCCCTCAAAGGCGGCAAGCACGTCATCTTCCTGGAACAGGAAAACCGCAATAACCTCGGTGGCCAGGCCTTCTGGTCACTCGGCGGGCTGTTCTATGTCGACTCCCCCGAGCAATCCATGATGCGCGTCAAGGACTCCGAAGAGTTGGCCTGGCGGGACTGGGCCAACTCCGCAGACTATGACCCGGTGACCGAGGATGACCGGCACGACTACTGGGGCGAGAAATGGGGCCGCGAATACGTGCGCTTCGCCGCCAATGAAAAGCGCGGCTACCTCAAGTCCTTGGGCCTCAACGTCCTCCCCACCATCGGCTGGGCCGAGCGCGGCTCCGGGGATGCCTCCGGCCACGGCAACTCCGTGCCGCGCTTCCACCTCACCTGGGGCACGGGCCCAGAGGTCGTGCGCGTCTTCCGCGAACCACTCCTTAAAGCAGAAGAAAAAAGCCAGGTAGAGTTCCATTTCCGCCACCGCGTGGACGAGCTCGTCGTTGAGAACGACGACGCTGGCAGCCCGCGCGTCGTCGGCGTGCGCGGCAGCGTCCTCTCCCCCACCAGCCAGCCGCGCGGTGAGGCGAGCTCGAGGGACGTGGTCAAGCACTTCGAGCTGCGCGGCTCCGCCGTCGTCATCGCCACCGGCGGCATCGGCGGCAATCTGGAGAAGGTACGCAAGATGTGGCCCACTGAGCGTTGGGGAGAATGCCCGAAGGAACTGGTCACGGGTGTTCCCGCGCATGTCGACGGCCGCGGCATCGACATCGCCCAGCAGGCCGGTGCCTCAGTAGTCAACACCGACCGCATGTGGGCCTATACCGAGGGCATGACCAACTGGAACTCCATCTGGCCCGGCCACGGCATTCGTATCATCCCCGGCCCATCAGCACTGTGGCTCGACGCCGAAGGCAACCACCTGCCCACCAACCTCTTCCCCGGCACCGATAATCTGGCCGCGCTCGCCCACATTGGCCAGACCGGGCACGGCTATTCCTGGTTCGTGCTCAACAAGGCCATCGTGGACAAGGAATTCATCTTCTCCGGCTCGGAGCAGAATCCGGATCTGACGGATAAGGAATTCAAGAAACTCGCCGGCAAGCTAGGCCCCGGCACGCACGTGGCCGTCAAGGCCTTCATGGACAACGGTATCGACTGGGTCGTAGAAGACAACCTAGAGGATCTTGTCGCCGGAATGAACCAGATTTCGCCGGAGGGCTCCCCCACCATTGAGGTAGCCCAGCTTCGAAAAGTCCTGGAAGACCGCGATTCTCAACTAGATAATCCCTTCAGCAAGGACGCCCAAGTCAACTACCTGCGCGTGGCCCGCGGCTTCCTCGGCGACAAGCTCATTCGCGTGGCTCCCCCGCACCGCATCCTCGATGAATCCAAGGGCCCGCTCATCGCAGTGCGCCTGAAGTTCCTGACCCGCAAGACGCTGGGTGGATTGGAGACCAACCTGGACGGCCAGTGCCTCAATCCCGATGGCACGGTACTCCCCGGCCTCTATGCCTGCGGTGAGGCCTCCGGTTTCGGTGGCGGCGGCATGCACGGCAAGAATGCGCTGGAAGGCACCTTCCTGGGCGGTTGCATCCACTCCGGTAAGCGCGTGGGCGAAGCTTTAGCGCGCGATTAG
- a CDS encoding RNA-binding domain-containing protein — translation MDSTVPELDFLPAHVRDALDAIWAGAKADAVESEVLEFKEDPAARQVGARRSGNPDGDIIEKLIDESVCFANGDTGSGHIVLGVADKTPGPAGFSGTAMDPGRIEKKVFHGTEPNLRVEATEFDYRGCRLVLVRIPEALSFYRRKKGQASRRVGTDCTPVPEELRRAISRVRANPDFSNSLSQKATQDIDLASLNEARRLLQVKRSRSGESVHAPETTTGLLRELGLIDEAGRLKRAGEILLLPPEVPQVIIRHLWRPMVGADPQVTEISAPLIQALPQVRRLIAERGDQEVERVQLDNGQEFAIPRFPSQAVDEAVTNAVIHRDWQLSRPIVIEQSPRTLKIFSPGPLPVGVEPHRLLTTQSIPRNPRLMASMRMLGLAEESSRGFDRMWAAMLSTGREIPQVDATDTDVEVIMSAGKPDVDFVRCLQRLADVKGSQLIGNLNTLLTLKHLWEAPLITADQIKKKTQTSDIEMEELVAVLEEKDLLTKVRDAKEWVLSDFARKAMGKESPGDLSTVSVQEWIEERLKSGESLRSSELAEDTGLSRTEVTNILRHLRTLGRAIIDPAGPQRGPNTRWIAP, via the coding sequence ATGGACTCAACAGTTCCCGAGCTTGATTTTCTCCCCGCCCACGTCCGCGATGCCCTGGATGCAATCTGGGCCGGGGCGAAGGCCGACGCGGTGGAATCAGAGGTCCTCGAATTCAAAGAGGACCCCGCCGCCCGCCAGGTGGGCGCTCGCCGCAGCGGGAATCCGGACGGCGACATCATTGAAAAACTTATCGACGAGTCCGTGTGCTTTGCTAACGGCGACACCGGTTCTGGGCACATTGTCCTCGGTGTCGCCGATAAAACACCCGGTCCCGCAGGTTTTTCGGGAACGGCAATGGATCCGGGAAGGATCGAGAAGAAAGTTTTCCACGGAACAGAGCCCAATCTGCGGGTTGAAGCGACCGAATTCGACTACCGCGGCTGCCGCCTTGTTCTTGTTCGCATCCCGGAAGCCCTGTCCTTCTATCGACGCAAGAAGGGGCAGGCTTCCCGCCGCGTGGGAACAGATTGCACCCCCGTTCCTGAAGAGCTACGTCGCGCTATTTCACGTGTCCGCGCCAACCCCGATTTTTCCAACTCCCTGTCCCAGAAGGCCACACAAGACATCGATCTTGCGTCACTCAACGAAGCGCGACGACTCCTCCAGGTAAAGCGCAGCCGCTCGGGCGAAAGCGTACACGCACCCGAGACGACCACGGGCCTCCTCCGCGAGTTGGGACTTATCGACGAGGCTGGCCGGCTCAAGCGTGCCGGCGAAATTCTCCTGCTCCCACCAGAGGTTCCCCAGGTGATAATCCGCCACCTGTGGCGCCCGATGGTGGGCGCCGACCCGCAAGTTACTGAGATTTCTGCACCGCTTATCCAGGCACTCCCCCAAGTCCGCCGCCTCATCGCTGAGCGCGGCGACCAAGAGGTCGAACGCGTCCAGCTGGATAACGGTCAAGAATTCGCCATTCCTCGCTTCCCGTCGCAGGCCGTGGATGAAGCCGTCACCAATGCGGTTATTCACCGCGATTGGCAGCTCTCCCGCCCCATCGTCATTGAGCAATCACCCCGGACCCTGAAGATATTCTCACCCGGGCCGCTGCCCGTGGGCGTGGAACCCCATCGTCTCCTCACTACCCAGTCCATTCCTCGCAATCCGCGTCTGATGGCAAGCATGCGCATGCTTGGCCTCGCGGAGGAGTCTTCTCGCGGTTTTGACCGCATGTGGGCCGCGATGTTGTCCACTGGTCGTGAGATTCCACAGGTTGATGCCACCGACACTGATGTGGAGGTCATCATGTCCGCAGGAAAGCCAGATGTCGATTTCGTTCGATGCCTACAGCGCCTGGCGGACGTCAAGGGATCCCAACTCATCGGCAACCTTAATACCCTCCTCACACTGAAGCACTTGTGGGAAGCTCCGCTTATCACCGCCGACCAGATAAAGAAAAAGACTCAAACTTCCGACATCGAAATGGAGGAACTCGTGGCGGTCCTCGAGGAAAAGGACCTGTTGACAAAGGTAAGGGATGCCAAAGAATGGGTGCTGAGCGACTTCGCGCGTAAGGCAATGGGCAAGGAATCCCCGGGGGATCTATCTACTGTCAGCGTCCAGGAGTGGATAGAGGAACGCCTGAAGTCCGGTGAGTCTTTACGTTCTTCCGAACTTGCTGAAGACACTGGACTCAGCCGAACTGAAGTCACCAATATCCTGCGCCACCTGCGCACTCTCGGCCGCGCCATCATCGACCCCGCCGGACCACAGCGCGGCCCAAACACCCGCTGGATCGCCCCGTAG
- a CDS encoding type I restriction-modification enzyme R subunit C-terminal domain-containing protein has translation MGLPRLVRTIIGLDESAARSAFADMMDGARLNSVQLAFMNQIIGGLVHNGIVTVAELFESTL, from the coding sequence GTGGGCCTTCCCCGCTTAGTCCGCACCATCATCGGGTTGGACGAATCCGCGGCGCGTTCCGCGTTTGCGGACATGATGGACGGCGCACGCCTGAACTCGGTGCAGCTGGCCTTCATGAACCAGATCATCGGCGGGTTAGTCCACAACGGAATCGTCACTGTCGCGGAGCTCTTTGAGAGCACCTTATGA